In a single window of the Microbacterium sp. SL75 genome:
- a CDS encoding succinate dehydrogenase iron-sulfur subunit codes for MASTVIEQVDTSDEVAETPEDTGIQSFLVTFNIRRFDPEVDDEPRWVDYDVELYSTDRVLDALHKIKWEVDGSLSFRRSCAHGICGSDAMRINGRNRLACKTLIKDLDISQPIYVEAIKGLPLEKDLIVDMEPFFASYREVQPFLISNSKPEPGKERVQSIVDREVFDDTTKCILCAACTSSCPVFWTDGQYFGPAAIVNAHRFIFDSRDDAGDVRLDILNDKEGVWRCRTTFNCTEACPRGIEVTKAIAEVKQAVLRGGR; via the coding sequence ATGGCATCCACCGTCATCGAGCAGGTAGACACCTCGGACGAGGTCGCCGAGACCCCCGAAGACACGGGGATCCAGTCGTTCCTCGTCACCTTCAACATCCGCCGCTTCGACCCCGAGGTCGACGACGAGCCCCGCTGGGTCGACTACGACGTGGAGCTGTACTCCACCGACCGCGTGCTCGACGCGCTGCACAAGATCAAGTGGGAGGTCGATGGCTCGCTGTCGTTCCGCCGCTCGTGCGCGCACGGCATCTGCGGCTCCGACGCGATGCGCATCAACGGTCGCAACCGCCTCGCCTGCAAGACGCTGATCAAGGATCTCGACATCTCGCAGCCGATCTACGTCGAGGCGATCAAGGGCCTGCCCCTCGAGAAGGACCTCATCGTCGACATGGAGCCGTTCTTCGCCTCCTACCGCGAGGTGCAGCCCTTCCTGATCTCGAACTCGAAGCCCGAGCCCGGCAAGGAGCGCGTGCAGTCGATCGTCGACCGTGAGGTCTTCGACGACACCACCAAGTGCATCCTGTGCGCCGCGTGCACCTCGTCGTGCCCCGTCTTCTGGACGGACGGCCAGTACTTCGGCCCCGCCGCGATCGTCAACGCGCACCGCTTCATCTTCGACTCGCGCGACGACGCCGGAGATGTGCGCCTCGACATCCTCAACGACAAAGAGGGCGTGTGGCGTTGCCGCACGACCTTCAACTGCACCGAGGCCTGCCCCCGCGGCATCGAGGTCACCAAGGCCATCGCCGAGGTCAAGCAGGCCGTCCTCCGCGGCGGTCGCTGA
- the ribA gene encoding GTP cyclohydrolase II, producing the protein MSLSTIPEALEALRQGRPILVADDENRENEGDVILSAQLATPEALAWTVRWSSGYVCAPMPAEWADRLDLPPMVEVNQDARGTAYTVSVDAATGVTTGISAADRARTLNVLADPESVPTSVIRPGHVLPLRAVDGGVRERAGHTEAAVDLMRLAGLEPVGAIAEVVAEDGSMMRLPGLFELGERDGIPVITIEQLIGYLNDTDPLPATAPARRRVSLRAESNVPTSHGTFRFLAYKDRITGTDHLAVVSGDLTEKAPLVRVHSECLTGEAFGSLKCECGPQLEAALDTIDRDGGIVIYMRGHEGRGIGLINKLRAYNLQERGLDTVDANLALGLPADARDYAAAAGILSDLGVDKVRLLTNNTDKVAQLRGFGLDVVEQVPLLVGVGPNNHQYLETKRDRMGHIIAEDDLRDALAHMKEESA; encoded by the coding sequence ATGAGCCTGTCCACCATCCCCGAGGCCCTCGAGGCCCTTCGTCAGGGTCGCCCGATCCTGGTCGCCGACGACGAGAACCGCGAGAACGAGGGAGACGTCATCCTCTCTGCGCAGCTGGCCACCCCCGAGGCCCTCGCGTGGACCGTGCGGTGGTCGAGCGGGTACGTGTGCGCGCCCATGCCGGCCGAGTGGGCCGACCGTCTCGACCTGCCGCCCATGGTCGAGGTCAACCAGGATGCCCGCGGCACCGCGTACACGGTGAGCGTCGACGCCGCGACCGGTGTGACCACCGGCATCAGCGCTGCCGACCGCGCGCGCACGCTGAACGTGCTGGCCGACCCCGAATCGGTCCCGACGAGCGTCATCCGCCCGGGTCACGTCCTGCCGCTGCGCGCCGTCGACGGCGGCGTCCGCGAACGCGCCGGTCACACCGAGGCCGCGGTCGACCTCATGCGCCTCGCGGGCCTGGAGCCCGTCGGCGCGATCGCCGAGGTCGTGGCCGAGGACGGCAGCATGATGCGCCTGCCCGGGCTCTTCGAGCTCGGCGAGCGCGACGGCATCCCGGTCATCACGATCGAGCAGCTCATCGGTTACCTGAACGACACCGATCCGCTGCCGGCGACCGCCCCCGCGCGACGCCGCGTGAGCCTGCGCGCCGAGTCGAACGTCCCCACCTCGCACGGCACGTTCCGCTTCCTCGCCTACAAGGACCGCATCACCGGCACCGACCACCTCGCGGTGGTCTCGGGCGACCTCACCGAGAAGGCTCCTTTGGTGCGCGTGCACTCGGAGTGCCTCACGGGCGAGGCGTTCGGCTCGCTCAAGTGCGAGTGCGGTCCCCAGCTCGAGGCGGCGCTCGACACGATCGACCGCGACGGCGGCATCGTCATCTACATGCGCGGTCACGAGGGTCGCGGCATCGGCCTCATCAACAAGCTGCGCGCGTACAACCTGCAGGAGCGCGGCCTCGACACCGTCGACGCCAACCTCGCTCTGGGCCTGCCCGCCGATGCGCGCGACTATGCCGCGGCCGCCGGCATCCTGTCGGACCTCGGGGTCGACAAGGTGCGCCTGCTCACCAACAACACCGACAAGGTCGCGCAGCTGCGCGGCTTCGGTCTCGACGTCGTCGAGCAGGTTCCGCTGCTCGTGGGCGTGGGGCCGAACAACCACCAGTACCTCGAGACGAAGCGTGACCGCATGGGTCACATCATCGCCGAGGACGACCTGCGCGACGCCCTCGCGCACATGAAGGAAGAGAGCGCCTGA
- a CDS encoding exodeoxyribonuclease III: MARSVRIVSVNVNGIRAAVRKGMTEWLDASGADIVALQEVRATADQLAEALPGWEIVNDEALQKGRAGVAIISRLPGVETRTHLGPEPLDASGRWIETDFDIDGETVTIVSAYVHSGEVDTPKQDAKWLFLDAMERRLPELKAERELALVVGDLNVGHRELDIKNWRGNRKNAGFLPRERAYLDRFFGPEGETVEGVDGSIGTGLGWIDVGRRAVGEVDGPYTFWSMRGKAFDTDSGWRIDYHVATPSLAERVTSYTVERAPSYDTRWSDHAPVIVDYTLGG, from the coding sequence GTGGCCCGTTCCGTACGTATCGTCTCCGTCAACGTCAATGGCATCCGTGCCGCCGTCCGCAAGGGCATGACCGAGTGGCTCGACGCCTCGGGCGCCGACATCGTGGCTCTGCAAGAGGTGCGCGCGACCGCCGATCAGCTGGCCGAGGCCCTGCCCGGGTGGGAGATCGTCAACGACGAGGCCCTGCAGAAGGGCCGCGCGGGCGTCGCCATCATCAGCCGCCTGCCCGGCGTCGAGACCCGAACGCACCTCGGTCCCGAGCCGCTCGATGCCTCCGGCCGGTGGATCGAGACCGACTTCGACATCGACGGCGAGACCGTCACGATCGTCAGCGCCTACGTGCACAGCGGCGAGGTCGACACCCCCAAGCAGGACGCCAAGTGGTTGTTCCTCGATGCGATGGAGCGTCGCCTCCCCGAGCTCAAGGCCGAGCGAGAGCTGGCCCTGGTGGTGGGCGACCTCAACGTCGGTCACCGCGAGCTCGACATCAAGAACTGGCGAGGCAACCGCAAGAACGCCGGCTTCCTCCCCCGCGAGCGCGCGTACCTCGACCGCTTCTTCGGGCCCGAGGGCGAGACGGTCGAGGGCGTCGACGGCTCGATCGGCACGGGCCTGGGCTGGATCGATGTGGGCCGCCGCGCGGTCGGCGAAGTAGACGGGCCCTACACGTTCTGGTCGATGCGCGGCAAAGCATTCGACACCGACAGCGGCTGGCGCATCGACTACCACGTCGCCACGCCATCCCTCGCCGAGCGGGTGACGTCGTACACGGTCGAGCGTGCCCCCTCGTACGACACCCGGTGGAGCGACCACGCACCGGTGATCGTGGACTACACGCTCGGGGGCTGA
- the ribD gene encoding bifunctional diaminohydroxyphosphoribosylaminopyrimidine deaminase/5-amino-6-(5-phosphoribosylamino)uracil reductase RibD encodes MASAVEIDAMRRALQLARRGPRGLNPQVGAVILSPAGEILAEGYHRGAGTAHAEVDALSRLSPDAARGATAVVTLEPCNHTGRTGPCALALIEAGIGRVVYALDDPTDAASGGADRLRAAGVDVESGAEREAAEALVHDWAVLKRTGRPHVTVKWAQSLDGRAAADDGSSQWITGPAARRDVHARRARADAIVAGTGTVRADDPALTARADDGSLLGTQPVPVVVGRSETAPDAAVRRHPRTPLFYDSHDLAAVLADLGEKGIQRVFVEGGPTLASAVVRAGLADELLVYLAPVLLGGSRLALGDVGVPTIADARRLAVASVQNLGDDLLIVAHPSSDREGES; translated from the coding sequence ATGGCATCCGCCGTCGAGATCGACGCCATGCGGCGAGCGCTGCAGCTCGCCCGGCGCGGGCCGCGCGGGCTGAATCCCCAGGTGGGTGCCGTGATCCTCTCCCCCGCCGGAGAGATCCTCGCCGAGGGTTACCACCGCGGCGCCGGCACCGCGCACGCCGAGGTCGACGCCCTCTCGCGGTTGTCGCCGGATGCCGCGCGCGGCGCCACCGCCGTCGTCACCCTCGAGCCCTGCAATCACACCGGTCGCACCGGGCCCTGTGCACTCGCGCTCATCGAGGCCGGCATCGGCCGCGTCGTCTACGCCCTGGACGACCCCACCGACGCCGCGTCGGGTGGGGCAGACCGACTGCGCGCAGCCGGGGTCGACGTCGAGAGCGGGGCGGAGCGCGAGGCGGCCGAAGCGCTCGTGCACGACTGGGCCGTCCTCAAGCGCACCGGTCGCCCGCACGTCACCGTCAAGTGGGCGCAGAGCCTCGACGGTCGCGCCGCCGCCGACGACGGCTCGAGCCAGTGGATCACCGGTCCCGCCGCGCGTCGCGACGTGCACGCCCGACGCGCCCGGGCCGATGCGATCGTCGCCGGTACGGGAACCGTGCGAGCCGACGATCCGGCACTGACCGCGCGCGCCGATGACGGCTCCCTGCTCGGGACCCAGCCCGTGCCCGTGGTCGTCGGTCGCAGCGAGACGGCCCCGGATGCCGCCGTCCGCCGCCACCCGCGCACGCCCCTGTTCTACGACTCGCACGACCTGGCCGCCGTGCTCGCCGACCTGGGCGAGAAGGGGATCCAGCGGGTGTTCGTGGAAGGCGGGCCGACGCTTGCGAGCGCCGTCGTCCGCGCCGGTCTCGCCGACGAACTGCTGGTCTACCTCGCCCCCGTGCTGTTGGGCGGCTCGCGCCTCGCCCTCGGCGACGTGGGGGTGCCCACCATCGCGGATGCCCGTCGGCTGGCCGTGGCATCCGTCCAGAACCTCGGTGACGATCTGCTGATCGTCGCCCACCCCAGCTCGGATCGAGAGGGAGAATCCTGA
- a CDS encoding GNAT family N-acetyltransferase — MEPETLRTSRLELSTPRAGDVAAIHEECQDAAIQRFTTVPSPYLLADAEAFVELAHRWWAEGSEATWAIRLDERLVGMVGLAKLPSGAPEIGYWVSSSVRGRGVAREAVRAVIDWAFSPARPALARVEWRAAVGNLGSARVARSLGFRYEGLLRQAHVNSLGRSDLWVAGLLRGDDRRPVSWPVG, encoded by the coding sequence ATGGAACCGGAGACCCTGCGCACGTCCCGCCTCGAGCTGTCCACGCCCCGCGCCGGCGATGTCGCCGCCATTCACGAAGAGTGCCAGGATGCCGCGATCCAGCGCTTCACGACCGTTCCGTCTCCCTATTTGCTCGCCGATGCCGAAGCGTTCGTCGAGCTCGCCCACCGGTGGTGGGCCGAGGGTTCGGAGGCGACCTGGGCGATCCGGCTCGACGAACGCCTGGTCGGGATGGTGGGCCTGGCCAAGCTGCCGAGCGGCGCCCCGGAGATCGGGTACTGGGTGTCGTCGAGCGTGCGCGGGCGCGGCGTCGCGAGAGAGGCGGTACGAGCGGTGATCGATTGGGCCTTCTCCCCCGCGCGTCCGGCACTGGCGCGCGTCGAGTGGCGCGCGGCCGTCGGCAACCTCGGATCGGCGCGCGTCGCGCGGTCTCTCGGCTTCCGCTACGAGGGGCTGCTGCGCCAGGCGCACGTCAATTCGCTCGGTCGCTCGGACCTGTGGGTGGCCGGCCTGCTGCGCGGCGACGACCGCCGACCCGTGAGCTGGCCGGTGGGCTGA
- the trpS gene encoding tryptophan--tRNA ligase, translating to MTQQRLYSGMQPSADSLQIGNYIGALLQWRDLQDEYDAFFSVVDLHALTQPGDPAERREKTRRTAAQYIAAGIEPSRSTLYVQSHVPAHAELQWVLSTLTGFGEAGRMTQFKDKSARYGTDATNVGLFTYPVLMAADILLYQTDVVPVGDDQKQHIELTRDLAERFNQRFGETFTVPKPVIRRETARIYDLQNPTSKMSKSAESDAGVLWLLDDPKVSAKKIMRAVTDSEGAVRFDRDEKPGVSNLLVIYSALTGRDVTSIEDEYAGRGYGDFKKGLAEVVVNEFEPVRTRALELLDDPAELDRVLAVNAGKAASVAEKTLTDVYDRIGLLRRG from the coding sequence GTGACCCAGCAGCGCCTCTACTCCGGAATGCAGCCCTCCGCCGACAGCCTCCAGATCGGCAACTACATCGGGGCCCTGCTGCAGTGGCGCGACCTCCAAGACGAGTACGACGCCTTCTTCTCGGTCGTCGACCTGCACGCCCTGACGCAGCCCGGCGATCCCGCCGAACGCCGCGAGAAGACCCGTCGCACCGCCGCCCAGTACATTGCCGCCGGTATCGAGCCCTCTCGCTCGACCCTGTACGTGCAGTCGCACGTGCCGGCGCACGCCGAACTGCAGTGGGTGCTGTCGACCCTCACCGGTTTCGGCGAGGCCGGGCGGATGACGCAGTTCAAGGACAAGTCGGCGCGCTACGGCACGGATGCCACCAACGTCGGCCTCTTCACCTATCCGGTGCTGATGGCCGCCGACATCCTGCTGTACCAGACCGACGTCGTGCCCGTCGGCGACGACCAGAAGCAGCACATCGAGCTCACGCGCGACCTCGCCGAGCGCTTCAACCAGCGCTTCGGCGAGACCTTCACGGTTCCGAAGCCCGTCATCCGGCGCGAGACCGCCCGCATCTACGACCTGCAGAACCCGACGTCGAAGATGTCGAAATCGGCCGAGTCCGACGCGGGCGTGCTGTGGCTGCTCGACGACCCCAAGGTCAGCGCGAAGAAGATCATGCGCGCGGTCACCGACTCCGAGGGCGCGGTGCGCTTCGACCGCGACGAGAAGCCGGGCGTCTCGAACCTGCTGGTGATCTACTCGGCCCTGACGGGTCGCGACGTCACCTCGATCGAGGACGAGTACGCCGGGCGCGGGTACGGCGATTTCAAGAAGGGCCTGGCCGAGGTCGTCGTGAACGAGTTCGAGCCCGTGCGCACCCGAGCCCTCGAGCTCCTCGACGACCCCGCCGAGCTCGACCGCGTGCTGGCCGTGAACGCCGGCAAGGCCGCCTCGGTCGCCGAGAAGACCCTCACGGATGTGTACGACCGGATCGGTCTGCTGCGCCGCGGCTGA
- a CDS encoding riboflavin synthase → MFTGIVEEIGAVTAVEPSGDGVRLTLHAPLSVSDAGHGDSISVSGVCLTVVEQGEDWFTADVMKQTLDMSTLADVAPGRPVNLERATAAHGRLGGHIVQGHIDGTGVVRDVRPGAQWSVVRVGIPAHLAPLVVDKGSIAIDGVSLTVSAVSEADEVEPWLEVSLIPETLEATTLGRAEAGTPVNLETDILARHVQRMLAFRTTENPAATAAQTERGSR, encoded by the coding sequence ATGTTCACCGGAATCGTGGAAGAGATCGGTGCCGTCACCGCCGTCGAACCCTCGGGAGACGGCGTGCGGCTGACGTTGCACGCCCCCCTCTCGGTATCGGATGCCGGCCACGGCGATTCGATCTCGGTCAGCGGCGTGTGCCTCACGGTCGTCGAACAGGGCGAGGACTGGTTCACCGCCGACGTCATGAAGCAGACCCTCGACATGTCGACCCTCGCCGATGTCGCTCCGGGGCGCCCGGTGAACCTCGAGCGGGCCACCGCGGCCCACGGTCGCCTGGGCGGTCACATCGTGCAGGGGCACATCGACGGCACCGGCGTGGTGCGCGACGTGCGGCCCGGAGCCCAGTGGAGCGTCGTGCGGGTCGGCATCCCGGCCCACCTCGCTCCCCTCGTGGTCGACAAGGGGTCCATCGCGATCGACGGTGTCTCGCTCACGGTGAGCGCCGTCAGCGAGGCCGACGAAGTCGAGCCCTGGCTCGAGGTGTCTCTCATTCCCGAGACCCTCGAGGCGACGACGCTCGGCCGCGCCGAGGCCGGCACCCCCGTCAACCTCGAGACCGACATCCTCGCGCGCCACGTCCAGCGCATGCTCGCCTTCCGTACGACAGAGAATCCCGCGGCGACCGCCGCACAGACCGAGAGGGGCTCCCGATGA
- the ribH gene encoding 6,7-dimethyl-8-ribityllumazine synthase — translation MAGSGAPETGGVDASGLNVVVVAGTWHEVITNGLIAGAKRVLDATGATYRVVRVPGSFELPVAAKAALDAGADAVVALGVIIRGGTPHFEFVSSAATDGLTRVALDTGKPVGFGVLTLDDEQQGLDRAGLEGSKEDKGEEAADAAIRTALVLRELRG, via the coding sequence ATGGCCGGCAGTGGAGCACCCGAGACCGGCGGCGTCGACGCGTCGGGCCTGAACGTCGTCGTGGTCGCGGGAACGTGGCACGAGGTCATCACGAACGGTCTCATCGCCGGAGCGAAGCGCGTGCTCGACGCCACGGGCGCGACCTACCGGGTCGTGCGGGTACCCGGATCGTTCGAACTGCCCGTGGCGGCCAAGGCCGCTCTCGACGCCGGGGCGGATGCCGTGGTCGCGCTCGGCGTGATCATCCGGGGTGGGACGCCGCACTTCGAGTTCGTCTCGTCGGCGGCGACCGACGGCCTGACGCGGGTCGCCCTCGACACGGGCAAGCCGGTCGGGTTCGGCGTTCTGACCCTCGACGACGAACAACAGGGCCTGGACCGCGCGGGTCTCGAAGGATCGAAGGAAGACAAGGGCGAGGAGGCCGCGGATGCCGCGATCCGCACCGCCCTGGTGCTGCGGGAGCTGCGCGGCTGA
- a CDS encoding Fpg/Nei family DNA glycosylase: MPEMPEVEGLVEFLRGRLAGLRFERATVSAINALKTYDPPLTDLVGAQVTAVERHGKFVDVATDGGIHLVFHLAKAGWLRWYDALPTTLIKPGKTPIALRVGFDDRSGFDLTEAGTKKSLAVYAVTDPAEVPGIARLGPDPLDDDFGRAEFGALLTGRRTQIKGVLRDQTIIAGVGNAYSDEILHAAKMSPYALAANLSDEEVDYLFAAMTTTLAEAITVARGKPPAELKDAKRRGMRVHGRRGEACPVCGDEVRSVFFADNSLEYCPTCQTGGKLLADRRLSRLLK; this comes from the coding sequence ATGCCGGAGATGCCAGAGGTCGAAGGGCTCGTCGAGTTCCTGCGGGGGCGACTCGCGGGGCTCCGTTTCGAGAGAGCGACCGTGTCGGCCATCAACGCCCTCAAGACGTACGACCCGCCCCTGACCGATCTGGTCGGCGCCCAGGTGACGGCCGTCGAGCGGCACGGCAAGTTCGTCGACGTGGCGACCGACGGCGGCATCCACCTCGTCTTCCATCTCGCCAAGGCGGGCTGGCTGCGGTGGTACGACGCACTGCCGACGACCCTCATCAAACCCGGCAAGACTCCGATCGCGCTGCGCGTCGGCTTCGACGACAGATCGGGCTTCGACCTCACCGAGGCAGGAACGAAGAAGTCGCTGGCGGTCTACGCCGTGACCGATCCGGCTGAGGTACCGGGCATCGCCCGTCTCGGCCCCGACCCGCTCGACGACGATTTCGGTCGTGCCGAGTTCGGCGCGCTGCTCACGGGGCGCCGCACGCAGATCAAGGGAGTGCTGCGCGACCAGACGATCATCGCGGGGGTCGGAAACGCCTACTCCGACGAGATCTTGCACGCGGCCAAGATGTCGCCGTACGCCCTGGCGGCCAACCTCTCCGACGAAGAGGTGGATTACCTCTTCGCAGCCATGACCACGACTCTCGCCGAAGCGATCACCGTCGCACGGGGGAAGCCGCCTGCGGAACTCAAAGACGCGAAGCGCCGCGGCATGCGCGTGCACGGCCGCCGAGGTGAGGCGTGCCCGGTGTGCGGCGACGAGGTGCGCAGCGTGTTCTTCGCCGACAACTCCCTCGAGTACTGCCCCACGTGTCAGACCGGCGGCAAGCTCCTGGCCGACCGGCGCTTGTCGCGGTTGCTCAAGTAG
- a CDS encoding YihY/virulence factor BrkB family protein has protein sequence MTENRHDPRPLPAVRDDDASLRERLEAAQTAVRERLDEPIARAAKIAQWFPIRVWRHFLQHNGFLLAAGMSYQGLFAVFSALYLAFAGVGIWLGGSKTAIDGLIHIVNSYIPGIISKNGLVDREQVEAVAQESGRLLTITGIVAVVVVVWTAIGFVTFTRRAVRDTFGLPFDLRNYVLLKARDLVASLLFGIALLVGALLGSITTGAVDLVFGLIGWDRETLGWSAGARIVSLVVAFGVNTVALASLFRFLTGTTLTWRRTWPGAIVGATGMVVLQVAAGFLFVYTPSNPLLATFAVLIGFLLWFRFIGIVILVSAAWIAVAASDRDVPLRSPEDRLAMEQAALVIAAQVGVREAEKDLALSRWPWRWSARRKLDAAEKQLARARADVPAPRRVSLIPD, from the coding sequence GTGACCGAGAACCGCCACGACCCGCGGCCGCTGCCCGCGGTGCGCGACGACGACGCCTCGCTGCGCGAGCGGCTCGAGGCGGCGCAGACCGCCGTTCGGGAACGCCTCGACGAGCCCATTGCCCGTGCGGCGAAGATCGCGCAGTGGTTCCCGATCCGGGTGTGGCGGCACTTCTTGCAGCACAACGGATTCCTGCTCGCGGCGGGCATGAGCTACCAGGGCCTGTTCGCCGTGTTCTCGGCCCTGTACCTGGCGTTCGCGGGTGTCGGGATCTGGCTGGGCGGAAGCAAGACCGCGATCGACGGTCTCATCCACATCGTCAACAGCTACATCCCCGGGATCATCAGCAAGAACGGTCTCGTCGATCGCGAGCAGGTGGAGGCCGTCGCGCAGGAGAGCGGGCGGCTTCTGACCATAACCGGCATCGTGGCCGTCGTCGTGGTCGTGTGGACGGCGATCGGCTTCGTGACCTTCACCCGACGCGCGGTACGCGACACCTTCGGACTCCCCTTCGACCTGCGCAACTACGTGCTGTTGAAGGCCCGTGATCTCGTCGCCTCGCTCCTGTTCGGGATCGCCCTGCTGGTGGGGGCTCTGCTGGGTTCGATCACCACCGGCGCCGTCGACCTGGTGTTCGGTCTCATCGGGTGGGACCGCGAGACCCTCGGCTGGTCGGCGGGCGCGCGGATCGTCTCGCTCGTGGTGGCTTTCGGCGTCAACACCGTGGCCCTCGCTTCGCTCTTCCGCTTCCTCACGGGCACCACGCTGACCTGGCGTCGCACGTGGCCGGGCGCGATCGTCGGCGCCACGGGCATGGTCGTGCTGCAGGTCGCCGCGGGCTTCCTCTTCGTCTACACGCCGTCGAACCCCTTGCTGGCCACCTTCGCCGTGCTCATCGGGTTCCTGTTGTGGTTCCGCTTCATCGGGATCGTGATCCTCGTCTCGGCCGCCTGGATCGCCGTCGCCGCGAGCGACCGCGACGTTCCCCTGCGCTCCCCCGAGGACCGGCTCGCGATGGAACAGGCGGCTCTCGTCATCGCCGCCCAGGTCGGGGTGCGCGAGGCCGAGAAGGACCTCGCGCTGTCGCGCTGGCCGTGGCGCTGGAGCGCGAGGCGAAAGCTCGACGCGGCGGAGAAGCAGCTGGCACGCGCACGGGCCGACGTCCCCGCGCCGCGCCGCGTGTCGCTCATCCCCGATTGA
- a CDS encoding Fe-S protein, with protein sequence MEILRSVVVLVHLVGFAVLFGAWVVEAVARRVRVTPLMNYALLLSLVTGLALSAPWGLDHDLNYAKIGIKLVVLLVIGALLGIGSARQKRTGSLSPAIFWPIGILALLNAGLAVIWH encoded by the coding sequence ATGGAGATCCTGCGCAGTGTCGTCGTCCTCGTCCACCTCGTCGGCTTCGCCGTCCTGTTCGGCGCCTGGGTCGTCGAGGCCGTCGCCCGCCGTGTGCGTGTGACGCCGCTGATGAACTACGCCCTGCTCCTCTCCCTCGTCACGGGCCTCGCCCTGTCGGCTCCGTGGGGCCTCGACCACGACCTCAACTACGCCAAGATCGGCATCAAGCTCGTGGTGCTCCTCGTCATCGGCGCTCTGCTCGGCATCGGCTCCGCCCGCCAGAAGCGCACGGGTTCGCTGTCGCCCGCGATCTTCTGGCCCATCGGCATCCTGGCTCTGCTCAACGCCGGTCTCGCGGTGATCTGGCACTGA
- a CDS encoding MFS transporter has product MTTSSPSTRSASAPANPRSRVITASLIGTTIEFYDFYAYATAAVLVFPILFFPTGNETTSLLLSFSVFGAAMVARPLGAIVFGHFGDRFGRKATLVASLLTMGVATFLIGCLPTFNEIGVWAAILLLVMRLAQGFALGGEWSGAALVATENAPKGKRALFGTFPQLGAPIGFIIANGVFLFINFALPHPDGTAQRSAEFLAWGWRVPFLFSAVMVIVGLWVRLRLVESESFAKAEKTGAIKKFPLGEAVRRTWKQLILGTFIMLATYVLFYLMTSFTLSYGTKATLEGAQAAAEKAGTPFNAAEYVPGLGFGYTDFVIMQIIGVVFFGIFTMLSGPIADRIGRKRLLIGVTAAIIVFGLTFSFFLVPHADPGFTRVLVQAFLILGFLLMGATFGPMGAVLPELFPTNVRYTGSAISYNVSSILGAALAPIVAVALWAAGDGNPWLVGVYLSAMGVLTLVALVLSPETKDVDYDDNLAAGATAP; this is encoded by the coding sequence ATGACCACCTCATCCCCCTCCACCCGATCCGCCTCGGCCCCCGCGAACCCGCGTTCGCGCGTCATCACCGCGAGCCTGATCGGCACCACGATCGAGTTCTACGACTTCTACGCGTACGCCACGGCCGCGGTCCTCGTCTTCCCGATCCTCTTCTTCCCGACCGGCAACGAGACCACCTCGCTGCTGCTGTCGTTCAGCGTCTTCGGCGCCGCCATGGTCGCCCGCCCCCTCGGCGCCATCGTCTTCGGACACTTCGGCGACCGCTTCGGCCGCAAGGCCACGCTCGTGGCATCCCTTCTGACCATGGGGGTGGCGACCTTCCTCATCGGCTGCCTCCCCACCTTCAACGAGATCGGCGTGTGGGCGGCGATCCTGCTGCTGGTCATGCGTCTCGCGCAGGGCTTCGCGCTCGGCGGCGAGTGGTCGGGAGCGGCACTGGTCGCCACCGAGAACGCCCCGAAGGGCAAGCGCGCGCTGTTCGGCACGTTCCCGCAGCTGGGCGCTCCGATCGGCTTCATCATCGCCAACGGCGTGTTCCTCTTCATCAACTTCGCCCTGCCGCACCCTGACGGCACCGCACAGCGCTCGGCCGAGTTCCTCGCGTGGGGCTGGCGCGTGCCGTTCCTGTTCTCGGCCGTGATGGTCATCGTCGGCCTCTGGGTGCGGCTCCGTCTGGTCGAGAGCGAGTCGTTCGCCAAGGCCGAGAAGACCGGGGCGATCAAGAAGTTCCCGCTCGGTGAGGCCGTGCGCCGCACCTGGAAGCAGCTCATCCTCGGCACGTTCATCATGCTGGCGACCTACGTGCTGTTCTACCTGATGACGAGCTTCACCCTCTCGTACGGCACGAAGGCGACCCTCGAGGGTGCGCAGGCCGCAGCCGAGAAGGCCGGCACCCCGTTCAACGCCGCCGAGTACGTGCCCGGCCTCGGCTTCGGGTACACGGACTTCGTGATCATGCAGATCATCGGCGTCGTGTTCTTCGGCATCTTCACGATGCTGTCGGGCCCCATCGCCGACCGCATCGGCCGCAAGCGCCTGCTGATCGGCGTCACCGCCGCGATCATCGTGTTCGGCCTGACGTTCTCGTTCTTCCTCGTGCCGCACGCCGACCCCGGCTTCACGCGGGTGCTCGTGCAGGCGTTCCTCATCCTCGGGTTCCTGCTGATGGGCGCGACCTTCGGCCCCATGGGCGCCGTGCTGCCGGAGCTGTTCCCGACGAACGTGCGCTACACCGGCTCGGCCATCTCGTACAACGTCTCGTCGATCCTCGGCGCGGCCCTCGCACCGATCGTCGCGGTGGCCCTGTGGGCGGCGGGCGACGGCAACCCGTGGCTGGTGGGCGTGTACCTCTCGGCGATGGGCGTGCTGACCCTCGTCGCACTCGTGCTCTCGCCCGAAACGAAGGACGTCGACTACGACGACAACCTCGCCGCGGGAGCGACCGCGCCGTAA